One Setaria viridis chromosome 5, Setaria_viridis_v4.0, whole genome shotgun sequence genomic region harbors:
- the LOC117858600 gene encoding putative receptor protein kinase ZmPK1 — MRVVILATLRGAKAEIKLPTCTPTALRLHSQKSSLRRRRMATLLYLLVLPLLSFQICSGASPWQTMTTGSHIRGEDHDKVFLISSDRTFSCGFHELGTNALTFSIWYTTSTTDRTVVWTANPYSAESGYSPVNKYGSRISLNHDGNLILTDTNGSRVWESRTSSGKHTTITLLNNGNLVINDSDNKIVWQSFHSPTDTLLPGQTLTKDTRLVSGYHHLYFDNDNVLRMLYDGTEITSIYWPSPDYNAENNGRNRFNSTRIAVLDDVGNFVSSDGFKIEASDSGPGIKRRITINYDGNFRMYSLNASTGKWNVTGQAVIQMCYVHGLCGKNGLCDYSGGLRCRCPPDYEMVDPTNWNKGCRPMFSIDKSRATEDFTFVKQPHGDYYGFDLSSNKSISFEACWNICLNTSTCLSFTYKGGDGWCYTKDVLYNGQVYTYFPGDNYMKIPKSSNSLIPYISKQESLTCGPPGSEIMLGSASMYGTKKDNINWTYFYVFAAILGALELLVIVTGWYLFFKKHNIPKSMEDGYKMITNQFRRFTYRELREATGKFKEEIGRGGAGIVYRGVLEDKKIVAVKRLTNVRQGEEEFWAEVTLIGRINHINLVRMWGFCSEGTNRLLVYEYVENESLDKYLFGERSTESLLGWSQRYRIALGTARGLAYLHHECLEWIVHCDVKPENILLTRDFDAKIADFGLAKLAKRDSTSFNFTHMRGTMGYMAPEWALNLPLNAKVDVYSYGVVLLEILTGIRVSNGIMLKERQIDFLEFVQEAKHILSSGNVSDIVDDRLHGHFDTEQAIAMVKIAFSCLEERSKRPTMDEIVKVLMSCDDEDDYHPAYSY; from the coding sequence ATGCGTGTCGTCATCTTAGCTACACTGCGAGGAGCTAAAGCAGAGATAAAGCTACCAACCTGTACCCCTACCGCCCTACGCCTCCACAGCCAAAAGAGCTCCCTGAGACGGAGAAGAATGGCTACGCTGCTCTATCTCCTCGTTCTTCCGTTGCTCTCCTTCCAGATTTGCTCCGGTGCTTCGCCATGGCAGACCATGACCACCGGCTCACACATCAGAGGAGAGGATCATGACAAGGTCTTCCTCATCTCGTCGGACCGCACCTTCTCTTGCGGCTTCCACGAGCTTGGCACAAATGCTCTCACCTTCTCCATCTGGTACACCACAAGCACCACCGATAGAACCGTCGTCTGGACGGCAAACCCCTACTCCGCGGAGAGTGGCTACTCTCCCGTGAACAAATATGGCTCCAGGATATCACTGAACCACGACGGCAACCTGATACTCACAGATACCAACGGTTCCAGGGTGTGGGAGAGCAGGACGTCGTCTGGCAAGCACACGACAATTACCCTCCTCAACAACGGCAACCTTGTGATCAACGACTCTGACAACAAAATCGTGTGGCAGAGTTTCCATTCACCAACTGACACCTTGCTCCCGGGGCAGACCCTGACAAAGGACACAAGGTTAGTCTCTGGTTACCATCACCTCTACTTCGACAACGACAACGTCCTGCGAATGTTGTATGACGGCACAGAGATCACAAGCATCTATTGGCCAAGTCCAGATTACAACGCAGAAAATAATGGGCGCAATAGGTTTAATAGCACCAGGATAGCAGTTCTAGATGATGTGGGTAATTTTGTGTCAAGTGATGGGTTTAAGATAGAGGCTTCAGATTCAGGTCCAGGAATCAAGAGAAGGATCACAATTAATTACGATGGCAATTTCAGAATGTACAGCTTGAATGCATCAACAGGGAAATGGAACGTCACAGGGCAGGCTGTAATACAGATGTGCTATGTGCACGGCCTATGCGGAAAGAATGGGCTCTGTGACTACTCTGGTGGTCTCAGATGTAGATGTCCTCCAGATTATGAGATGGTTGATCCAACAAATTGGAACAAAGGATGCAGACCAATGTTCTCGATTGACAAAAGCCGAGCAACTGAGGATTTTACATTTGTCAAGCAACCTCATGGTGACTACTATGGCTTTGATCTGTCCTCCAACAAATCCATCTCATTTGAAGCATGCTGGAACATCTGCTTGAACACCAGTACCTGCTTATCTTTCACATACAAGGGTGGAGATGGTTGGTGTTACACTAAAGATGTACTTTATAATGGTCAGGTGTACACATACTTCCCTGGAGACAACTATATGAAAATACCAAAAAGTTCAAATAGTTTGATACCCTATATCTCTAAACAGGAAAGCCTCACATGTGGACCACCAGGTTCCGAGATCATGCTAGGATCAGCAAGCATGTATGGAACAAAGAAGGACAACATAAATTGGACATACTTCTATGTCTTTGCTGCAATACTGGGAGCTCTAGAGTTACTTGTTATTGTGACAGGCTGGTACCTTTTCTTCAAGAAGCATAACATACCCAAATCAATGGAGGATGGGTACAAGATGATAACAAACCAGTTCAGGAGGTTTACATACCGAGAATTGAGGGAAGCAACTGGAAAGTTCAAAGAAGAGATTGGAAGAGGAGGCGCGGGAATCGTATACAGAGGAGTGCTTGAAGATAAGAAGATAGTGGCAGTAAAAAGGCTTACAAATGTTCGCCAGGGAGAGGAGGAATTCTGGGCAGAAGTGACCCTTATTGGAAGAATCAATCACATAAATTTAGTCAGAATGTGGGGGTTTTGCTCAGAAGGGACAAACAGGCTATTAGTATATGAGTATGTAGAGAATGAGTCACTGGATAAGTACCTCTTTGGTGAGAGAAGTACTGAAAGTCTGCTTGGTTGGAGCCAAAGGTACAGGATTGCCCTGGGCACTGCAAGAGGCCTTGCTTATCTTCATCATGAATGCCTCGAGTGGATTGTTCACTGTGACGTGAAGCCAGAAAACATACTCCTAACACGAGACTTCGATGCCAAGATAGCAGACTTTGGACTGGCCAAGCTTGCAAAGCGAGATAGCACTAGCTTCAATTTCACCCACATGAGAGGCACAATGGGGTACATGGCACCAGAATGGGCATTGAACTTGCCACTCAATGCAAAGGTTGATGTTTACAGCTATGGGGTCGTGCTTCTGGAGATTTTGACTGGAATTAGGGTTTCAAATGGCATAATGTTAAAGGAAAGACAAATAGATTTTCTGGAGTTTGTCCAGGAGGCTAAACATATTCTATCTTCCGGGAATGTCAGTGATATTGTTGATGATAGGTTGCATGGCCATTTTGATACGGAGCAGGCAATTGCAATGGTGAAAATAGCCTTTTCATGCCTCGAAGAAAGAAGCAAGAGGCCAACAATGGATGAAATTGTCAAGGTGCTCATGTCATGTGATGATGAAGACGACTACCATCCTGCTTATTCATATTAA
- the LOC117858601 gene encoding putative receptor protein kinase ZmPK1, producing the protein MEAPYHALKSQDLNMARFLSLIVLPLLTILPSSDASPKLMLGTGSSLLVEDYKQTFLTSPNSDFSCGFYEVGGNAFSFSIWFTNTMEKTVVWSANPKSPVNGHGSMVLLNHGGNLVLTDVNGTVTWDSKTGSGKGTTVALLDTGNLIIKGSNGAVLWESFSSPTDTLLPFQPLTKATRLVSGYYSLYFDNDNVLRLMYDGPDISSIYWPSADYSVFQSGRTNYNSSRIAVLDAEGYFLSSDGLNVKSSDWGTKIKRRLKIDYDGNLRMYSLNASNGNWIISWEAIAKMCDVHGLCGQNGICQSLPSFQCSCPPGHEMIDPQIWNKGCQPQFRKTCNNTEEFEFIKIPQTDFYGFDLSYNQSISLEECKRVCLDACSCSAFTYKAGPGLCYTKAVLFNGYSYPSFPGDNYIKLPKNLGISTSLVSRKSHQTCNRDIPEIVEGSASMYGMNSVDKNWRTYYVFAAILGALVLLFTGTSWWFLSSKQNIPKSMEAGYRMVTSQFRIFTHRDLREATGKFKEEIGRGSSGIVYRGVLEDKRVVAVKKLTNFSHSEEELWAEMSIIGRINHMNLVRMWGFCSEGQHKLLVYEYVENESLDRYLFGNVSSERLIAWSQRFKIALGTARGLAYLHHECLEWVIHCDVKPENILLNRDFEAKIADFGLAKLSKRDSSSFKLTHMRGTMGYMAPEWALNLPINAKVDVYSYGVVLLEIVTGSRISSGITVDGREIELGQFVQVLKQFVESEDVKDIVDHRLQGHFNPEQAMIMLKIAVACLEERNSRPTMNDIVVSLLACAEQDDHPAYS; encoded by the exons ATGGAAGCACCATACCATGCCCTCAAGAGTCAAGACCTAAACATGGCCAGGTTCCTCTCTCTAATCGTTCTTCCATTGCTCACCATTCTCCCATCCTCAGATGCTTCACCCAAGCTAATGCTAGGCACTGGCTCATCCCTATTGGTAGAAGACTACAAACAAACTTTCCTTACCTCACCAAATTCCGATTTCTCCTGTGGCTTCTATGAAGTAGGAGGGAATGCTTTCTCCTTCTCTATCTGGTTCACAAACACCATGGAAAAGACTGTCGTGTGGTCTGCAAACCCCAAGTCCCCTGTGAACGGCCATGGCTCCATGGTTTTGTTGAACCATGGTGGCAATTTGGTCCTCACTGATGTTAATGGCACCGTGACATGGGACAGCAAGACGGGCTCTGGGAAGGGCACGACAGTAGCCCTACTTGATACTGGCAACCTTATCATCAAAGGCTCCAATGGTGCAGTTTTATGGGAAAGCTTCTCTTCACCAACTGACACACTGCTGCCTTTTCAGCCCCTCACCAAAGCAACAAGGTTAGTATCTGGTTACTACAGCCTCTACTTTGACAACGACAATGTGCTGCGCCTCATGTATGATGGACCAGATATATCAAGCATCTATTGGCCAAGTGCAGACTACAGTGTGTTCCAAAGTGGGCGGACAAATTACAATAGCTCCAGGATTGCAGTCCTCGACGCTGAAGGGTATTTCCTCTCAAGTGATGGGCTGAACGTAAAGTCATCTGATTGGGGTACTAAAATCAAGAGAAGGCTAAAGATTGATTATGATGGAAACCTCAGAATGTACAGTTTGAATGCATCTAATGGGAATTGGATAATTTCATGGGAGGCCATAGCAAAAATGTGTGATGTGCATGGGTTATGTGGACAAAATGGGATATGCCAGTCTTTGCCAAGCTTCCAGTGCTCATGTCCGCCAGGTCATGAGATGATTGATCCACAGATTTGGAACAAAGGCTGTCAGCCACAATTCAGGAAAACCTGCAACAACACAGAAGAGTTTGAGTTCATCAAGATCCCCCAAACTGACTTCTATGGCTTTGATCTGAGCTACAACCAGTCTATCTCACTTGAAGAATGCAAGAGGGTTTGTTTGGatgcctgctcctgctccgcttTCACGTACAAGGCAGGACCTGGACTTTGCTACACAAAAGCGGTACTCTTCAATGGCTACAGCTACCCAAGCTTTCCTGGTGATAACTATATAAAATTACCCAAGAATTTGGGCATATCAACATCCTTAGTCTCCAGAAAGTCTCATCAAACATGCAACCGGGATATTCCAGAGATTGTAGAAGGATCTGCAAGTATGTATGGAATGAACAGTGTCGATAAAAATTGGAGAACTTATTATGTGTTTGCAGCAATACTGGGAGCCCTAGTACTGCTCTTTACTGGTACAagctggtggtttctttccAGCAAGCAAAACATACCAAAGTCAATGGAGGCAGGCTACAGGATGGTAACAAGCCAGTTCAGGATATTCACACACCGCGACTTAAGGGAAGCAACTGGAAAATTCAAAGAAGAGATTGGAAGAGGGAGCTCTGGAATTGTTTACAGAGGAGTGCTTGAAGATAAGCGAGTAGTGGCGGTGAAGAAGCTAACAAATTTCTCACACAGTGAGGAGGAATTGTGGGCAGAAATGAGTATAATTGGAAGGATTAACCACATGAATTTAGTAAGAATGTGGGGTTTTTGCTCTGAGGGTCAACACAAACTACTGGTTTATGAGTATGTGGAGAATGAATCACTGGACAGGTATCTATTTGGCAATGTAAGTAGTGAGAGACTAATTGCATGGAGCCAGCGATTCAAAATAGCATTGGGAACAGCAAGAGGCTTGGCCTACCTGCATCATGAGTGCCTTGAGTGGGTGATCCATTGTGATGTAAAGCCAGAGAACATACTCCTGAATCGAGACTTTGAAGCTAAGATTGCGGACTTCGGACTAGCCAAACTCTCGAAGAGAGACAGTTCTAGTTTCAAACTCACCCATATGAGAGGAACCATGGGGTACATGGCACCAGAGTGGGCGTTGAACTTGCCGATCAATGCAAAAGTTGATGTCTATAGCTATGGTGTTGTCCTTCTTGAGATTGTTACAGGAAGTAGGATCTCAAGTGGAATAACAGTGGATGGGAGGGAGATCGAGCTTGGACAGTTTGTGCAGGTCTTGAAACAATTTGTGGAGAGTGAAGATGTCAAGGATATAGTTGATCATAGACTGCAAGGTCATTTTAATCCAGAGCAAGCAATGATAATGTTGAAAATTGCTGTAGCTTGTcttgaagaaaggaacagcagGCCTACAATGAATGATATTGTAGTATCTCTTTTGGCATGTGCTGAACAAGACGATCACCCTGCCTACTCATG A